DNA from Arthrobacter sp. FW305-BF8:
TCCGCTGCGCCGGCCACGATTTCCGCTGCGTCCAGCATCGCGATCTCCTACGAGAAGCCCGCTGTCTCCACCGCCCCGGCTCCCGTCGTCGAGGCCCCCAAGCCCGTCGTCAAGGTCCAGGAAGCGGCCCCCGCTGTTGAGGCTGCTCCGGTTGCTGAAGCCGCACCCGCAGTCCAGGCCACGGCAGCCGTTGCAACTGCTGCCCCGGCAGCTCCGAAGACCACCGCCGCCAGCGGCAAGGGCGCTGCAATCGCCGCTGCCGCCTACGCACAGCTGGGCGTCTCCCAGGACTGCACCGCCCTGGCCACCAACGCACTCGCAGCTGTGGGCGTCCACTACCACGGCTGGCCGGCAGGCTACCTGTCCCTCGGCCGCACCGTGAGCGCTGCTGAGGCTCAGCCGGGCGACCTCGCCTACTACCAGAACGGCGGCATGGGCCTGGCCCACATCGCTGTGTACGTCGGCAACGGCCAGGCCGTCCACGGCGGCTGGAACGGCGGAACCACCGCACTGTTCAGCGTGAACGTCGGCTCCGGCCCGGTCTTCATCCGCGTCGGCGGCTAAGACCCCCAAGCGTTACGGAAGGACCCCCGCCAGCACGGCGGGGGTCCTTTTTTGCCTTGCACCCGCATGAATTTTCGGCGACACGCCATGGCGATGCTTGTGTTCGATTCGCTCATCTGCCTAGTGAGTGTTTACTCTTATGGTGTCGATCCATAGCCCGGACATGCAGAGGGCAGCCGGCCCTCGCGCCTCTGCCGGGTGCGGCCGTGAAGAGGTATGTGCATGCGCACTCTCGTTCTGAATGCTGGATATGAACCGCTGGCGGTAGTGACATTCCGCCGGGCGCTGGTCCTTGTGCTCACCGGAAAAGCAAGCGTGGTGGCCGAAGGCGACGATCCTGTCGTCGGGCCGCAGGACATCATGGGCCGTCCGTCCGTGATTCTCCTCAACCGCTACATCCGCCCCCGGTACAACATGATCACCGCGGTGAGCAGGCGCGGTGTGCTTCGCCGCGACGGCCACCGGTGCGCCTACTGCGGCAAGGCAGCCCACACCATAGACCATGTCCAGCCGAAATCGCGGGGCGGTGCAGACTCTTGGGAGAACCTCGTCGCAGCCTGCCTTCGCTGCAACAACGTCAAGGGTGACCACACGCCCAGCGAAATGGGCTGGAAGCTCCGGTTTGATCCGGCGCCGCCGGTGGGCACCATGTGGCAGATCAAGGAGCTGGAAAAGCCCACGCCGGCGTGGGATCCGTTCCTGCTTCCGGAAAGAGCAGCCTGACTCTGGTTTGAGCCTTCCAGGCTTACGCTGGGTGGGTGGACTTTGACGCAATAATCCTGGCCGGCGGCCGCTCCTCGCGACTGGGCGGCTCACCCAAGTCTGCCCTGATGTACGACGGCGCCACGCTCCTTGAGCGCTCCCTCGCGGCTGCCGGGGGTGCCCGGCACACTGTTGTGGTGGGACCTGCGGCGGCGGGCCTTCCCGCTGAGGTCCTCACTTCGCGCGAGGATCCGCCTTTTGCAGGTCCTGCGGCGGCAATCGCCGCCGGCCTGGCCGCCCTGCAGGGTGCAGACCCCGCGGGCATGGTCCTGGTTCTCGCGTGCGACATGCCACGCGTGGGCGATGCTGTCCGCGCCCTCCGGGACGCTCTCCCCGGCGCGGGCGCTGACGGCGTCATGGCCGCATCCCCCGACGGGCGGCTGCAGCCGCTCGCGGGTTTTTATGGCACAGCTGCGCTAGAACGCGCCGTGCAGGCTGCCGCGGCGCGCAATACCCTGGTGCACGGCTCAGTCTTCGCCCTCCTTGCTAGTCTTGACGTGCAGGCTGTGGTTGTCCCTGCCGGCTCCACCGACGATGTGGACACCTGGGACGATGCGGCCGCGTTGGGAGTAGCTGTCCGGGAGCAATGACCCGCATTCCGGACCGCCGTGAATTTGGAGGCAGGCATGAAAAGCCAGGACGAAACGCTGGAGGAGTGGTGCCGTCTGCTGCTGCGGGCCTTCGAGCTCGAGGATGTGGACGTGGACATCAACGAGGTGCTATCCGTTGCGGGAGTAGCTGCGCACTCCGTGGTGCGTCCCGCCGCCCCGCTGACCACCTTCATAGCAGGGCTGGCCACCGGCCTCAAATGCGCTGCGGGCCAGGCCCCGGACGTTGCCGCCATGCAGGGCGCGATGGACGTGGCCCGTTCCGTTGCCAAGGCGTACGCGGCCGATGAGGCGCAGGCTGCTGCGGGTACCCCGGCCGCAGGCACGGCCGCAACTTCGGCGCCCACCGGGACTTCGGGGGAATGACAGCCGCGCCCGGGCACCGCTCTACCGATGCATACTCCACGGAGGACGCAACCTCCACCGGGGATGCACCCGCTGACGACGACGCACCTGCCGCCGCCTCCGAAGCCGGGCCTGTGTCCGACACCGAAGCCGGCGCCGACGCCGAACCCGGTGCGGGGGACACGGACGCGCAGGGGGAGACGGGGGCTCAGGGGGAGCCGGACGCGCCGGCGAAGCACCTGGCGCACACCTGGGAGGAGGCCCGGCAGGCCGCCTTCGACTGTGCTGCTCCCATACCTGGGGCACCCGTGCCCTTGCGTGACGCCGTGGGCCGGACTCTGGCCGCGGACATCACCGCCCAGCACGACATGCCGCACTATGCATCGTCGGCCATGGACGGCTGGGCCGTTAACGGATCCGGTCCGTGGATCCTGGACGAGCCGGGGCAGCGTCTGGCACCGCACCAGGCGAGCGTGATTGTGACGGGCGGACTGATTCCCCCGGGCGCCAAGGCGGTGCTGCGCACCGAGAGCGGTGCGATGTCCACGGACGACGACGGCCTGCCTGTCCTGACGCTGGGGGGCGCCGCCCGGCCCGGCGAACCGAGGAACGGCCAGCACATCCGGAAGGCCGCAGAAGAGGCAACCGCCGGGGACGTGCTGGTCAGGGCCGGCGTCGTGCTGAATCCCGCCCATGTGGCCCTCGCCGCCCTGGCCGGGTACGACGAGGTGGAAGTGCTCGGCAAGCCTGTCGTCAAGCTGGTGCTGACGGGCTCCGAAGTGGTGGAACAGGGACTGCCCGAGCCCGGGCGGGTGCGCGACACGTTCGGGCCACAGCTGGCCACAGTGGTGGAGATGCTCGGCGGCCTGTGCCGTGAACAGGTCCGCATCGGGGACAGCTACACGGAATGGCTGGAGGGCCTGGAGGATTCAGGCCTCGCTGAGGCACTGAACCTGCCGGCCGACGTCGTCATCACCACCGGCGGGACGGGCCAGTCCGGCACCGACCACTTCAGGCGTGCCGTGGCTGAACTGGGCGGACGGCTGATCATTGACGGGGTGGCAATGCGGCCCGGACACCCCGCCGTCCTCGCAGAACTTCCGGACGGGCGCTTCGTGCTGGGGCTGCCGGGAAACCCGCTGGCGGCCATGATGGCGTTGTCCACGGTGGGCGCGCCGCTCCTGGCCGCCCTCGGACATGGCCAGCTGCCGCCGGTCCGGGAAGTCCCCTCCGGCACCATGCTCGAGCCCCACCCCGGCCGCACGCGGCTGATGCCCTTCCGCCTCCTCTACGGCATGGCCTCGCCCGCGCAGCACACCGGCCCGGGCATGATGCGCGGTCTGGCGTCCGCCGACGGCGTCCTGGTGGTGCCGCCGCACGGCGTGCAGCTCGGCGAGATGGTGCCGGCTTTCGCGCTGCCCTGGGGCCCGGCCATCCCTGAGCCGAAGACCGCGGAATCCAAACCCAAGAGCCCGGCACGGAAGTCCGGGTCCCGCGCCTCCGCCAAGCAAGGTGCCCAGAGCGGGCCGGTGGACTGGAGTGCCCTGTTCGATTGAAGTGCGTGCTCGACTGAGGTGCAATGATGGAGGCATGAACAGCCACTCAGCGCGGAGTTTCGCATGGGCCGTGTAACGCAACGACGCAAGGTGCACCGCTACGTCCTGGACGGCTCGGCCGCGGCACTGGAATTCCCTGTCCGGCACCGCGAGGACGTGCTGGCCGTGGAGGAACCACTCGAGATCCGGCTTGGGAACCTGTCCTTCTCTGTCACCATGCGTACGCCCGGGGACGACTTCGACCTGGTGGCAGGTTTCCTCGTCTCAGAGGGCGTCATCTGGGATGCGGACCAGCTGGTCTCGCTCAGGTTCTGCGCCGGCGAGGACGAAAACGGGGTCCAGACGTTCAACGTGGTCGAAGCCCAGCTGCGCCCCGATGTGCCCCTGCCGGACACCGGCCGGCACGTCTACACGTCCAGCTCGTGCGGAATCTGCGGCACGGACTCCATTGAATCGGTCACCAAGTCCTCGCACTTCAACCCCGCCGCCGACCGGCTCACCGTTCCGGTCGAGACGCTTGCCTCCCTGCCGGACCGGCTGCGGGAGGCGCAGGCCGTCTTCGACGTGACGGGGGGAGTGCACGCTGCCGGACTGTTCAGGATTGACGACGACGGCGGTGCGGAGCTGCTGTGCCTCCGGGAGGATGTGGGCAGGCACAACGCGGTGGACAAGGTGGTTGGCTGGGCCCTGCGCGAACGGCGGCTGCCGCTCACGAACACCGTGCTCCAGGTGTCGGGGCGGGCCTCCTTTGAGCTGGTCCAGAAGGCGGCGTTGGCAGGCATTCCGGTGCTCGCCGCGGTCAGCGCCCCGTCCAGCCTTGCCGTGGAGCTGGCCGAGTCCACCGGC
Protein-coding regions in this window:
- a CDS encoding NlpC/P60 family protein, translated to MTTRATIARHRAEVTKTNSLAVIAKAVGDNAGGVGRQAAVIAAASGLVLTSGIAANAAETNVQRESAPASTLEVQSAAPATISAASSIAISYEKPAVSTAPAPVVEAPKPVVKVQEAAPAVEAAPVAEAAPAVQATAAVATAAPAAPKTTAASGKGAAIAAAAYAQLGVSQDCTALATNALAAVGVHYHGWPAGYLSLGRTVSAAEAQPGDLAYYQNGGMGLAHIAVYVGNGQAVHGGWNGGTTALFSVNVGSGPVFIRVGG
- a CDS encoding HNH endonuclease, whose amino-acid sequence is MRTLVLNAGYEPLAVVTFRRALVLVLTGKASVVAEGDDPVVGPQDIMGRPSVILLNRYIRPRYNMITAVSRRGVLRRDGHRCAYCGKAAHTIDHVQPKSRGGADSWENLVAACLRCNNVKGDHTPSEMGWKLRFDPAPPVGTMWQIKELEKPTPAWDPFLLPERAA
- the mobA gene encoding molybdenum cofactor guanylyltransferase; this translates as MDFDAIILAGGRSSRLGGSPKSALMYDGATLLERSLAAAGGARHTVVVGPAAAGLPAEVLTSREDPPFAGPAAAIAAGLAALQGADPAGMVLVLACDMPRVGDAVRALRDALPGAGADGVMAASPDGRLQPLAGFYGTAALERAVQAAAARNTLVHGSVFALLASLDVQAVVVPAGSTDDVDTWDDAAALGVAVREQ
- a CDS encoding DUF6457 domain-containing protein, coding for MKSQDETLEEWCRLLLRAFELEDVDVDINEVLSVAGVAAHSVVRPAAPLTTFIAGLATGLKCAAGQAPDVAAMQGAMDVARSVAKAYAADEAQAAAGTPAAGTAATSAPTGTSGE
- a CDS encoding molybdopterin molybdotransferase MoeA translates to MTAAPGHRSTDAYSTEDATSTGDAPADDDAPAAASEAGPVSDTEAGADAEPGAGDTDAQGETGAQGEPDAPAKHLAHTWEEARQAAFDCAAPIPGAPVPLRDAVGRTLAADITAQHDMPHYASSAMDGWAVNGSGPWILDEPGQRLAPHQASVIVTGGLIPPGAKAVLRTESGAMSTDDDGLPVLTLGGAARPGEPRNGQHIRKAAEEATAGDVLVRAGVVLNPAHVALAALAGYDEVEVLGKPVVKLVLTGSEVVEQGLPEPGRVRDTFGPQLATVVEMLGGLCREQVRIGDSYTEWLEGLEDSGLAEALNLPADVVITTGGTGQSGTDHFRRAVAELGGRLIIDGVAMRPGHPAVLAELPDGRFVLGLPGNPLAAMMALSTVGAPLLAALGHGQLPPVREVPSGTMLEPHPGRTRLMPFRLLYGMASPAQHTGPGMMRGLASADGVLVVPPHGVQLGEMVPAFALPWGPAIPEPKTAESKPKSPARKSGSRASAKQGAQSGPVDWSALFD
- the fdhD gene encoding formate dehydrogenase accessory sulfurtransferase FdhD gives rise to the protein MGRVTQRRKVHRYVLDGSAAALEFPVRHREDVLAVEEPLEIRLGNLSFSVTMRTPGDDFDLVAGFLVSEGVIWDADQLVSLRFCAGEDENGVQTFNVVEAQLRPDVPLPDTGRHVYTSSSCGICGTDSIESVTKSSHFNPAADRLTVPVETLASLPDRLREAQAVFDVTGGVHAAGLFRIDDDGGAELLCLREDVGRHNAVDKVVGWALRERRLPLTNTVLQVSGRASFELVQKAALAGIPVLAAVSAPSSLAVELAESTGVTLAGFSRGTSLNVYAGAGRISTPSPVPQ